From the genome of Myxococcales bacterium:
GTGGCATCCGTGCGGGTGCGGGCTTGTGGGAACGCCGAGACAAGGGAGCAACGCCTTCGGGGTCCGACTCCAGGAGCTGACGACATGTTCATTCGAGAAGGCGTAGATTTTGGCGGCAAGGAGCTCTCCATCGAGACCGGCCGCATGGCCAAGCAGGCCGATGGCTCGGTGCTGATTCGCTACGGCGAGTCGATGGTGCTCGTGACCGCGGTGGCGGCGAAGTCCGTTCGCCCCGGCATCGACTTCATGCCGCTGACCGTCGATTACCTCGAGAAGACCTCCGCCGCGGGAAAGATCCCGGGCGGGTACTTCAAGCGCGAGGGGCGGCTCACCGAGGTGGAAATCCTCACCTCGCGGCTCATCGATCGCCCGAGCCGTCCGTTATTTCCCAAGGGCTGGCGTTTCGACACCCAGGTCATCGCGATGGTGGTGTCCACCGATCGCGAAAACCCCACGGATGTGCTGGCGATGACTGGCGCGTCGGCGTCTCTCCATCTGTCCAGCATTCCCTGGGCGGGTCCCTACGCCGGTGTGCGCGTGGGCCGGGTCGACGGAAAGTTCGTGGTGAACCCCACGTTCGCCGAGCGCGAGAGGAGCGAGCTCGACTTCGTCGTGGCCGCGAGCCGCGACGCCATCGTGATGGTCGAAGGTGGCGCGAAGGAGATCTCCGAGGCGCTCCTGGTCGACTCCCTGATGTTCGCGCACGGTGCGGCCCAGCCCCTCATCGACCTTCAGGAAAAGCTTCGTGCGGCGGTGGGCAAAGACAAGCGCGTCTTCCTGCCCCCTCAGGCGGACCCGGTGCTCGTGGAAAAGGTGTTGGCCTTCGCCAACCCGAAGATCCAGGCGGCCATGGCCATCCGCGAGAAGCAGCAGCGCTACGGTGCGCTCGAGGCCGTTTCAACCGAAACGCTCGGCGCTCTGGCCTCCGAGTTCCCCGAGCGGGATGGCGAGATCAAAGAAGCGGTCGAGAAGGCAAAGAAGAAGCACCTGCGCAACCTGGTGCTGGACACGAGCCTGCGCATCGATGGCCGCCGAACTGCCGACATCCGCGCGGTCACCTGCGAGGCAGGCGTTCTGCCACGTACGCACGGCTCGGCTCTCTTTACCCGCGGCGAGACGCAGTCTCTCGTGACGACCACGCTGGGCACGAAGCAGGACGTGCAGTTCATCGATGGGCTTGTCGACAACATCGAGAAGCGC
Proteins encoded in this window:
- the pnp gene encoding polyribonucleotide nucleotidyltransferase encodes the protein MFIREGVDFGGKELSIETGRMAKQADGSVLIRYGESMVLVTAVAAKSVRPGIDFMPLTVDYLEKTSAAGKIPGGYFKREGRLTEVEILTSRLIDRPSRPLFPKGWRFDTQVIAMVVSTDRENPTDVLAMTGASASLHLSSIPWAGPYAGVRVGRVDGKFVVNPTFAERERSELDFVVAASRDAIVMVEGGAKEISEALLVDSLMFAHGAAQPLIDLQEKLRAAVGKDKRVFLPPQADPVLVEKVLAFANPKIQAAMAIREKQQRYGALEAVSTETLGALASEFPERDGEIKEAVEKAKKKHLRNLVLDTSLRIDGRRTADIRAVTCEAGVLPRTHGSALFTRGETQSLVTTTLGTKQDVQFIDGLVDNIEKRFMLHYNFPPFSTGETKPLRGASRREIGHGHLAERAIAQVLPDEKSFPYVIRIVSEILESNGSSSMASVCGGSLSLMDAGVPLKTPVAGIAMGLIKEGERVAVLSDILGDEDHLGDMDFKVCGTKDGVTAIQMDIKIEGLSREILEKALSQAKEGRFHILSKMAEALSSSRSELNQFAPRITTLRVRPEQVRDIIGPGGKTIRGIIAETGVAIDVEDDGTVHVASPDAIAAKKAIDIIKGLTAEPEVGEYYMGTVKRIVDFGAFVEVLPGTDGLVHISELDADRVRAVTDICREGDQMLVKVIAIDHQTGKIRLSRKEALGKNPDEVLASRADA